TGTCGACGGGGATCTCGGGGTCGTAACAGGTCTTGAGCATCGCGACGACGTCGTCGTGGACGTCCTTCGCGGTGCGCGGGCCGTCGGCCTGCGGCTGCTCGGTGTGGCTCGCACGCGTCGTGGCGCCGGTCGTCGAGGTGGGTTCGCTCATCGTTGGGTCCTCGCCTCTCCCGACTACTCGGTGCGGGCCGTCTCGCGCTGGTTGGCGAGCGCGGCGTTGAGGGTGTGCCAGCACAGCGTCGCGCACTTGACGCGCATGGGGAACTCGCGGACGCCGGCGAAGACCGCGAGCTTGCCGAGTGCGTCGACGGCATCCGGCGACGCGCCGCCGGGCGGGCCGGTGACGAGATCGTGGAAGCCGGTGAACGCGGCCTCGACCTCGGCGAGCGTGCGGCCCTTCACGTACTCGGTCATGAGTGAGGCGGACGCGGTGGAGATCGCGCAGCCCTCGCCCTCGAATGCGACGTCGGCGATGCGGCCGGCGTCGTCGACGGCGACGTAGACGGTGAGCTTGTCGCCGCAGACGGGGTTGTGGCCGTCGGCCTGACGCGCGCCGTCCTCGATGCGCCGGAAGTTCCGCGGCCGCTTGTTGTGGTCGAGGATGGTCGTCTGGTAGAGCTCGCGCAGGTCGTCCATCAGGCGAAGAGCTCCCGCACCTTCTCGATGCCGGCGACGAGCGCGTCGACGTCGTCGCGCCCGTTGTAGATGGAGAACGACGCGCGCGCGGTGGCGGGCAGGCCGTAGCGGTCCATCACCGGCTGCGCGCAGTGATGGCCGGTGCGCAGCGCGATGCCCTCCTGGTCGAGGATGGTGCCGACGTCGTGCGGGTGCGCGAAGTCGAGCACGAAGGAGACGACGGCGGCCTTCTGCCGCGCGGTGCCGACGATGCGCAGCCCGGGCACGGCGCCGAGCCGCTCGGTCGCGTGCGCGAGCAGGTCGTGCTCGTGCGCGGCGATCGCGTCGAGCCCGAGCGCCTCGACGTACTCGATCGCCGCGGCGAGCCCGACGGCCTCGGCGATCGCGGGCGTGCCGGCCTCGAACTTCGCGGGCACGGGCGCGTAGGTCGTCCGCTCGAACGTCACCTGCTCGATCATGTCGCCGCCGCCCTGCCACGGCGGCATCGCGTCGAGCAGCGGGAGGCGGCCCCACAGCGCGCCGATGCCCGACGGCCCGAAGATCTTGTGCCCGGTGACGACGTAGAAGTCGCAGCCGAGGTCGGCGACGTCGATGCGCAGGTGCGGCGCGGCCTGCGCGCCGTCGACGAGCACGAGCGCGCCGTGCGCGTGCGCGAGCGCGGCGATCTCCTTCACCGGGTTGATCGTGCCGAGCGCGTTCGACACGTGCGTCACGCCGACGAGCTTCGTGCGCGGCGTGAGGAGCTTCGCGAGCTCGTCCATCTCGAGCTCGCCGCGGTCGTCGATCGGCACGACGCGCAGCCGCGCGCCCGTCTGCGCGCACAGCATCTGCCACGGCACGAT
This genomic interval from Myxococcota bacterium contains the following:
- a CDS encoding SUF system NifU family Fe-S cluster assembly protein, whose product is MDDLRELYQTTILDHNKRPRNFRRIEDGARQADGHNPVCGDKLTVYVAVDDAGRIADVAFEGEGCAISTASASLMTEYVKGRTLAEVEAAFTGFHDLVTGPPGGASPDAVDALGKLAVFAGVREFPMRVKCATLCWHTLNAALANQRETARTE
- a CDS encoding cysteine desulfurase, whose product is MTRAALDVARVRADFPILAEPVRGRRLVFLDSAASAQKPRAVLDAMTAFYETSYANIHRGVYRLSQASTEAFEGARATVARFLGAASPREIVFTRNATEGINLVAQAWGRANVGAGDEVLVTQMEHHANIVPWQMLCAQTGARLRVVPIDDRGELEMDELAKLLTPRTKLVGVTHVSNALGTINPVKEIAALAHAHGALVLVDGAQAAPHLRIDVADLGCDFYVVTGHKIFGPSGIGALWGRLPLLDAMPPWQGGGDMIEQVTFERTTYAPVPAKFEAGTPAIAEAVGLAAAIEYVEALGLDAIAAHEHDLLAHATERLGAVPGLRIVGTARQKAAVVSFVLDFAHPHDVGTILDQEGIALRTGHHCAQPVMDRYGLPATARASFSIYNGRDDVDALVAGIEKVRELFA